A genomic stretch from Seriola aureovittata isolate HTS-2021-v1 ecotype China chromosome 13, ASM2101889v1, whole genome shotgun sequence includes:
- the LOC130180309 gene encoding protein NLRC3-like isoform X3, translating into MTCSKGPSEVGFEPTVARTLAPALPTAPLDAPTLLFYCQSLRVSLSLWTVEGRRVIHISVTGFPLRLTEVLKMSVYVEEEEDRAESPGSICPSMKSDRSNDIPPAFSTEPGPSESQLTEVLKMSVCVEEEEDRAESPGSICPSMKSDRSNDIPPAFSTEPGPSESQGQNHRLRAESPGSICPSMRSHWSKEFNPPAFSTEPGPSDSQEKKRGVSVEEQPSSCALCQDVLKDPVSTSCGHWFCRKCFTSYWDQSGSSGDSSCPQCGQRPRTRPGLQTASQTSTEQTDSGLQEVLHQQKISLRSRCERVTEGTDGTGSGTLLNRIYTELHITEGQSEEVNTQHEVRQLETTSKMETLHDAPIRCHDIFKVLPEQQREDVSKVSPDQQIEDVSKVLPDQQREDVSKVSPDQQREDVSKVSPDQQRPIRVVLTNGVAGIGKTFSVQKFSLDWAEGLENQDVSLLVLLSFRELNLIRDQQYSLLRLLHVFHPTLQKVTAEQLAVCKVLFIFDGLDESRLSLDFNNRKSVSDVTQESSVNVLLTNLIRGNLLPSALVWITSRPAAANQIPPTCVDRVTEVRGFTEAQKEEYFRRRSSDEELSSRIISHIKTSRSLHIMCQVPVFCWITATVLDHMLTTDQRGELPQTLTDLFSHFLLVQTQRKKNKYHEGRETSSQELTEADGEVLLKLGRLAFEHLEKGNIMFYQEDLEQCGLDVTEASVYSGLCTEIFRRESVIFQKTVYCFVHLSVQEFLAAVYMFHCYTNRKTEVLENFLWKQHVDLTLDDFLRLAMEKSLQSKNGHLDLFVRFLHGLSLESNQRLLGGLLGQRENSPGTIQRAINNLKKMNRDDISPDRSINIFHCLMEMKDHSVHQEIQEFLKSENRSKQRLSEIHCSALAYMLQMSEEVLEELDLWKYKTSLEGRRRLIPAVRNCRKARLVNCRLSQSHCEVVASALKSNPSHLRELDLNYNDLEDSGVKLLSAGLESPNCRLETLRLVGCELSESHCEVVASALKSNPSHLRELDLSHNKNLQDSGVKELCGFLESPDCRLETLRLWNCRLSEISCSSLASALKSNPSHLRHLYLSHNNLQDSGVKGLCGFLESPDCRLETLRLWNCSLSEISCSSLASALKSNPSHLRHLYLSHNNLQDSGVKGLCGFLESPDCRLETLRLWNCSLSEISCSSLASALKSNPSHLRHLYLSNNNNLQDSGVKELCGFLESPDCRLETLRLIDCSLSEISCSSLASALKSNPSHLRELDLGNNNLQDSGVKELCGFLESPDCRLETLRLIDCSLSEISCSSLASALKSNPSHLRELDLGNNKLQDSGVKELCGFLESPDCRLETLRLRSCSLSEIRCSSLASALKTNPSHLKHLDLSLNYLQDSGKKGPLSL; encoded by the exons atgacatgcagtaaagggccgtccgaaGTGGGATTCGAACCGACTGTGGCGAGGACTTTGGCGCCTGCTCTACCCACTGCGCCACTTGACGCCCCAACATTATTGTTTTACTGTCAAAGTCTCAGAGTCAGTTTGTCCCTGTGGACTGTGGAAGGAAGAAGAGTCATACATA TCAGTGTTACTGGTTTCcctctcagactgactgaagtccTGAAGATGAGTGTTtatgtggaggaagaggaggacagagcagagTCTCCAGGATCCATCTGTCCGTCGATGAAGAGTGACCGGTCAAATGACATTCCTCCAGCCTTCAGTACTGAACCTGGACCCTCAGAATCACA actgactgaagtcctgaagatgagtgtttgtgtggaggaagaggaggacagagcagagTCTCCAGGATCCATCTGTCCGTCGATGAAGAGTGACCGGTCAAATGACATTCCTCCAGCCTTCAGTACTGAACCTGGACCCTCAGAATCACA aggtCAGAACCACAGACTGAGAGCAGAGTCTCCGGGATCCATCTGTCCGTCTATGAGGAGTCACTGGTCCAAAGAGTTTAACCCTCCAGCCTTCAGTACTGAACCTGGACCCTCAGACTCACA agagaagaagagaggtgtctctgtggaggagcagccgtccagctgtgctctgtgtcaggacGTCCTGAAGGATCCAGTCTCTACCAGCTGTGGACACTGGTTCTGCAGAAAGTGCTTCACCTCATACTGGGACCAGTCTGGTTCTTCAGGAGACTCCTCCTGTCCCCAGTGTGGACAAAGACCCAGAACAAGACCTGGActgcagacagccagtcagaccagcactgaacaaa cagatagtggtctgcaggaggttttacatcaacaaaagatcagtctgaggagcagatgtgaacgtgtgactgaaggaactgatggaacaggaagtggaaccctcctcaacaggatctacactgagctccacatcacagagggacagagtgaagaggttaatacccaacatgaggtgaggcagctggagacaactTCCAAGATGGAGACCCTCCATGACGCTCCAATCAGGTGCCACGAcatctttaaagtcttacctgagcaacagagagaagacgtcTCTAAAGTCTCACCTGACCAACAGATAGAAGACGTCTCTAAAGTCTTACctgaccaacagagagaagacgtcTCTAAAGTCTCACctgaccaacagagagaagacgtcTCTAAAGTCTCACCTGACCAACAGAGACCCATCAGAGTGGTTCTGACCAACGGCGTTGCTGGCATTGGAAAAACCTTCTCAGTGCAGAAGTTCTCTCTGGACTGGGCAGAGGGCTTGGAGAACCAAGATGTCAGTTTGCTGGTTCTGCTTTCGTTCAGGGAGCTGaacctgatcagagatcagcagtacagtcttctcaggctgctccatgttttccatccaacattacagaaggtcacagcagagcagctcgctgtctgtaaagttctgttcatctttgacggcctggatgaaagcagactgtcactggatttcaacaacaggaagtctgtgtctgatgtcacacaggagtcatcagtcaacgtgctgctgacaaacctcatcagggggaatctGCTTCCTTCGGCTCTCGTTTGGATAACTTCCAGACCTGCggcggccaatcagatccctcctacaTGTGTGGACAGGGTAACAGAAGTACGAGGCTTCACTGAAgcccagaaggaggagtacttcaggaggagatccagtgatgaagagctgtccagcagaatcatctcacacatcaagacgtccaggagcctccacatcatgtgtcaagtcccagtcttctgctggatcactgctacagttctggaccacatgttgaccacagaccagagaggagagctgccccagaccctgactgacctgttctcacacttcctgctggttcagacacagaggaagaagaacaagtacCATGAGGGACGTGAGACGAGTTCACAGGAGCTGACGGAGGCTGACGGGGAAGTTCTTCTGAAGCTGGGGAGGCTGGCGtttgaacatctggagaaaggaaacatcatgttctaccaagaagacctggagcagtgtggtcttgatgtcacagaggcctcggtgtactcaggactttgtactgagatcttcagaagagagagtgtgatcttccagaaaacagtctactgctttgttcatctgagcgttcaggagtttctggctgcagtctacatgttccactgttacaccaacaggaagacagaggtcCTGGAGAACTTCCTGTGGAAACAACATGTTGATTTAACCCTGGATGACTTCCTGAGGTTAGCCATGGAGAAATCCCTCCAAAGTAAAAATGGTCACCTGGACCTGTTTGTTCGCTTCCTtcatggcctctctctggagtccaACCAGAGGCTCTTAGGAGGTCTGCTgggtcagagagagaacagtccAGGAACCATCCAGAGAGCCATCAACAACCTGAAGAAGATGAACAGAGATGATAtctctcctgacagaagcatcaacatcttccactgtctgatggagatgaaggatCACTCAGTTCATCAGGAGATCCAAGAGTTCCTGAAGTCAGAGAACAGATCAAAGCAGAGACTCTCTGAGATCCACTGCTCAGCTCTGGcctacatgctgcagatgtcagaggaggttCTGGAGGAGTTGGACCTGTGGAAGTACAAGACATCATTGGAGGGACGACGGAGACTgatcccagctgtgaggaactgCAGGAAGGCTCG ACTTGTTAACTGTCGACTCTCACAGTCTCACTGTGAAGTcgtggcctcagctctgaagtccaacccctcccatctgagagaactggacctgaacTACAACGACCTggaggattcaggagtgaagcttctgtctgctggactggagagtccaaactgtagactggagactctgag ACTTGTTGGTTGTGAACTCTCAGAGTCTCACTGTGAAGTCGTGGcttcagctctgaagtccaacccctcccacctgagagaactggacctgagtcaCAACAAgaacctgcaggattcaggagtgaaggagctgtgtggttttctggagagtccagactgtcgactggagactctgag attgtgGAACTGCaggttgtcagagatcagctgttcttctctggcctcagctctgaagtccaacccctcccacctgagacacctgTACCTGAGtcacaacaacctgcaggattcaggagtgaagggtctgtgtggttttctggagagtccagactgtcgactggagactctgag attgtggaactgcagtttgtcagagatcagctgttcttctctggcctcagctctgaagtccaacccctcccacctgagacacctgTACCTGAGtcacaacaacctgcaggattcaggagtgaagggtctgtgtggttttctggagagtccagactgtcgactggagactctgag attgtggaactgcagtttgtcagagatcagctgttcttctctggcctcagctctgaagtccaacccctcccacctgagacacctgtacctgagcaacaacaacaacctgcaggattcaggagtgaaggagctgtgtggttttctggagagtccagactgtcgactggagactctgag ATTGATcgactgcagtttgtcagagatcagctgttcttctctggcctcagctctgaagtccaacccctcccacctgagagaactggacctgggcaacaacaacctgcaggattcaggagtgaaggagctgtgtggttttctggagagtccagactgtcgactggagactctgag ATTGATcgactgcagtttgtcagagatcagctgttcttctctggcctcagctctgaagtccaacccctcccacctgagagaactggacctgggcaacaacaagctgcaggattcaggagtgaaggagctgtgtggttttctggagagtcctgactgtcgactggagactctgag attgaggagctgcagtttgtcagagatcagatgttcttctctggcctcagctctgaagaccaacccctcccatctgaaacacctggacctgagtctCAACtacctgcaggattcaggaaaGAAGGGTCCTCTGAGCCTCTGA
- the LOC130180309 gene encoding protein NLRC3-like isoform X6 encodes MSVYVEEEEDRAESPGSICPSMKSDRSNDIPPAFSTEPGPSESQLTEVLKMSVCVEEEEDRAESPGSICPSMKSDRSNDIPPAFSTEPGPSESQGRNHRLRAESPGSICPSMRSYRSKHDPPDFSTEPGPSDSQGQNHRLRAESPGSICPSMRSHWSKEFNPPAFSTEPGPSDSQEKKRGVSVEEQPSSCALCQDVLKDPVSTSCGHWFCRKCFTSYWDQSGSSGDSSCPQCGQRPRTRPGLQTASQTSTEQTDSGLQEVLHQQKISLRSRCERVTEGTDGTGSGTLLNRIYTELHITEGQSEEVNTQHEVRQLETTSKMETLHDAPIRCHDIFKVLPEQQREDVSKVSPDQQIEDVSKVLPDQQREDVSKVSPDQQREDVSKVSPDQQRPIRVVLTNGVAGIGKTFSVQKFSLDWAEGLENQDVSLLVLLSFRELNLIRDQQYSLLRLLHVFHPTLQKVTAEQLAVCKVLFIFDGLDESRLSLDFNNRKSVSDVTQESSVNVLLTNLIRGNLLPSALVWITSRPAAANQIPPTCVDRVTEVRGFTEAQKEEYFRRRSSDEELSSRIISHIKTSRSLHIMCQVPVFCWITATVLDHMLTTDQRGELPQTLTDLFSHFLLVQTQRKKNKYHEGRETSSQELTEADGEVLLKLGRLAFEHLEKGNIMFYQEDLEQCGLDVTEASVYSGLCTEIFRRESVIFQKTVYCFVHLSVQEFLAAVYMFHCYTNRKTEVLENFLWKQHVDLTLDDFLRLAMEKSLQSKNGHLDLFVRFLHGLSLESNQRLLGGLLGQRENSPGTIQRAINNLKKMNRDDISPDRSINIFHCLMEMKDHSVHQEIQEFLKSENRSKQRLSEIHCSALAYMLQMSEEVLEELDLWKYKTSLEGRRRLIPAVRNCRKARLVNCRLSQSHCEVVASALKSNPSHLRELDLNYNDLEDSGVKLLSAGLESPNCRLETLRLVGCELSESHCEVVASALKSNPSHLRELDLSHNKNLQDSGVKELCGFLESPDCRLETLRLWNCRLSEISCSSLASALKSNPSHLRHLYLSHNNLQDSGVKGLCGFLESPDCRLETLRLWNCSLSEISCSSLASALKSNPSHLRHLYLSHNNLQDSGVKGLCGFLESPDCRLETLRLWNCSLSEISCSSLASALKSNPSHLRHLYLSNNNNLQDSGVKELCGFLESPDCRLETLRLIDCSLSEISCSSLASALKSNPSHLRELDLGNNNLQDSGVKELCGFLESPDCRLETLRLIDCSLSEISCSSLASALKSNPSHLRELDLGNNKLQDSGVKELCGFLESPDCRLETLRLRSCSLSEIRCSSLASALKTNPSHLKHLDLSLNYLQDSGKKGPLSL; translated from the exons ATGAGTGTTtatgtggaggaagaggaggacagagcagagTCTCCAGGATCCATCTGTCCGTCGATGAAGAGTGACCGGTCAAATGACATTCCTCCAGCCTTCAGTACTGAACCTGGACCCTCAGAATCACA actgactgaagtcctgaagatgagtgtttgtgtggaggaagaggaggacagagcagagTCTCCAGGATCCATCTGTCCGTCGATGAAGAGTGACCGGTCAAATGACATTCCTCCAGCCTTCAGTACTGAACCTGGACCCTCAGAATCACA aggtCGGAACCACAGACTGAGAGCAGAGTCTCCGGGATCCATCTGTCCGTCTATGAGGAGTTATCGGTCCAAACATGACCCTCCAGACTTCAGTACTGAACCTGGACCCTCAGACTCACA aggtCAGAACCACAGACTGAGAGCAGAGTCTCCGGGATCCATCTGTCCGTCTATGAGGAGTCACTGGTCCAAAGAGTTTAACCCTCCAGCCTTCAGTACTGAACCTGGACCCTCAGACTCACA agagaagaagagaggtgtctctgtggaggagcagccgtccagctgtgctctgtgtcaggacGTCCTGAAGGATCCAGTCTCTACCAGCTGTGGACACTGGTTCTGCAGAAAGTGCTTCACCTCATACTGGGACCAGTCTGGTTCTTCAGGAGACTCCTCCTGTCCCCAGTGTGGACAAAGACCCAGAACAAGACCTGGActgcagacagccagtcagaccagcactgaacaaa cagatagtggtctgcaggaggttttacatcaacaaaagatcagtctgaggagcagatgtgaacgtgtgactgaaggaactgatggaacaggaagtggaaccctcctcaacaggatctacactgagctccacatcacagagggacagagtgaagaggttaatacccaacatgaggtgaggcagctggagacaactTCCAAGATGGAGACCCTCCATGACGCTCCAATCAGGTGCCACGAcatctttaaagtcttacctgagcaacagagagaagacgtcTCTAAAGTCTCACCTGACCAACAGATAGAAGACGTCTCTAAAGTCTTACctgaccaacagagagaagacgtcTCTAAAGTCTCACctgaccaacagagagaagacgtcTCTAAAGTCTCACCTGACCAACAGAGACCCATCAGAGTGGTTCTGACCAACGGCGTTGCTGGCATTGGAAAAACCTTCTCAGTGCAGAAGTTCTCTCTGGACTGGGCAGAGGGCTTGGAGAACCAAGATGTCAGTTTGCTGGTTCTGCTTTCGTTCAGGGAGCTGaacctgatcagagatcagcagtacagtcttctcaggctgctccatgttttccatccaacattacagaaggtcacagcagagcagctcgctgtctgtaaagttctgttcatctttgacggcctggatgaaagcagactgtcactggatttcaacaacaggaagtctgtgtctgatgtcacacaggagtcatcagtcaacgtgctgctgacaaacctcatcagggggaatctGCTTCCTTCGGCTCTCGTTTGGATAACTTCCAGACCTGCggcggccaatcagatccctcctacaTGTGTGGACAGGGTAACAGAAGTACGAGGCTTCACTGAAgcccagaaggaggagtacttcaggaggagatccagtgatgaagagctgtccagcagaatcatctcacacatcaagacgtccaggagcctccacatcatgtgtcaagtcccagtcttctgctggatcactgctacagttctggaccacatgttgaccacagaccagagaggagagctgccccagaccctgactgacctgttctcacacttcctgctggttcagacacagaggaagaagaacaagtacCATGAGGGACGTGAGACGAGTTCACAGGAGCTGACGGAGGCTGACGGGGAAGTTCTTCTGAAGCTGGGGAGGCTGGCGtttgaacatctggagaaaggaaacatcatgttctaccaagaagacctggagcagtgtggtcttgatgtcacagaggcctcggtgtactcaggactttgtactgagatcttcagaagagagagtgtgatcttccagaaaacagtctactgctttgttcatctgagcgttcaggagtttctggctgcagtctacatgttccactgttacaccaacaggaagacagaggtcCTGGAGAACTTCCTGTGGAAACAACATGTTGATTTAACCCTGGATGACTTCCTGAGGTTAGCCATGGAGAAATCCCTCCAAAGTAAAAATGGTCACCTGGACCTGTTTGTTCGCTTCCTtcatggcctctctctggagtccaACCAGAGGCTCTTAGGAGGTCTGCTgggtcagagagagaacagtccAGGAACCATCCAGAGAGCCATCAACAACCTGAAGAAGATGAACAGAGATGATAtctctcctgacagaagcatcaacatcttccactgtctgatggagatgaaggatCACTCAGTTCATCAGGAGATCCAAGAGTTCCTGAAGTCAGAGAACAGATCAAAGCAGAGACTCTCTGAGATCCACTGCTCAGCTCTGGcctacatgctgcagatgtcagaggaggttCTGGAGGAGTTGGACCTGTGGAAGTACAAGACATCATTGGAGGGACGACGGAGACTgatcccagctgtgaggaactgCAGGAAGGCTCG ACTTGTTAACTGTCGACTCTCACAGTCTCACTGTGAAGTcgtggcctcagctctgaagtccaacccctcccatctgagagaactggacctgaacTACAACGACCTggaggattcaggagtgaagcttctgtctgctggactggagagtccaaactgtagactggagactctgag ACTTGTTGGTTGTGAACTCTCAGAGTCTCACTGTGAAGTCGTGGcttcagctctgaagtccaacccctcccacctgagagaactggacctgagtcaCAACAAgaacctgcaggattcaggagtgaaggagctgtgtggttttctggagagtccagactgtcgactggagactctgag attgtgGAACTGCaggttgtcagagatcagctgttcttctctggcctcagctctgaagtccaacccctcccacctgagacacctgTACCTGAGtcacaacaacctgcaggattcaggagtgaagggtctgtgtggttttctggagagtccagactgtcgactggagactctgag attgtggaactgcagtttgtcagagatcagctgttcttctctggcctcagctctgaagtccaacccctcccacctgagacacctgTACCTGAGtcacaacaacctgcaggattcaggagtgaagggtctgtgtggttttctggagagtccagactgtcgactggagactctgag attgtggaactgcagtttgtcagagatcagctgttcttctctggcctcagctctgaagtccaacccctcccacctgagacacctgtacctgagcaacaacaacaacctgcaggattcaggagtgaaggagctgtgtggttttctggagagtccagactgtcgactggagactctgag ATTGATcgactgcagtttgtcagagatcagctgttcttctctggcctcagctctgaagtccaacccctcccacctgagagaactggacctgggcaacaacaacctgcaggattcaggagtgaaggagctgtgtggttttctggagagtccagactgtcgactggagactctgag ATTGATcgactgcagtttgtcagagatcagctgttcttctctggcctcagctctgaagtccaacccctcccacctgagagaactggacctgggcaacaacaagctgcaggattcaggagtgaaggagctgtgtggttttctggagagtcctgactgtcgactggagactctgag attgaggagctgcagtttgtcagagatcagatgttcttctctggcctcagctctgaagaccaacccctcccatctgaaacacctggacctgagtctCAACtacctgcaggattcaggaaaGAAGGGTCCTCTGAGCCTCTGA